TTTAAGTGACTCCATATGCATTACTAGCCGCTGGGAGCTGTAGGGATTTCTCCTCGCAAATGACTTCCCCTGCGGCATCTTCCACCGCTTCGCAGCTGATTCCCACTCCATCTGGGTGGCTGCATTGAGCCTGTATCGAAGGTGACATCCCTGTTTCAGTGCACCGCTAAGTCAAGTAAACTGGACTAAGGGCCGGTGGCACCGAAATCCTCCATCAAAGAGCAGTTTCCACTTCCTCTAGATGTCCAATTTCAGGCACTAAAGGTCAGGGACTTGTTATCTTCCTgcctgcaggaaaaaaaaaattgtcagtgGCCATGGGACCTATGGGAAAGCGGTTCCCAAGCTTGACTCTGTGAATGGTACTCGCTTGCCTTTCCATGGGACATgagctgccccactgctggtatgtCAGTGGTTGCTCCTTTTATGTGtcagcacatttttatttattgtttttgtctaATCATATATTTCTTCCTATCACCCCAGTTGACTTCATTGTTTATCCAGCCTACTGCTGTGTCCTAGTTGTCTGTTTTACCTTTCACTGCTGCAACCAATCCAGTCACTGTTCCACCCTAATTGGTTCCTGCTCTACAACTCAGTACCAGTTTCAGCCAATTCCCTAATACCAGCTCTCCTTTAAAATCTTTTCATTCTAGCAGTTTGAGCATCTTTTGGTTAACTTTGTTTGCATTTGTGCTTTTTGCTTGGTATTTCTGATATCCATGTTTGGTTAGTTTGCTGAAGTTGTGTTCTAATTCTGATCTCCACTGTACAAATAAGATGAGAATAAGACAGAGTGAAAAGCATACTGGCATATCTCCCATGTTTAAGGTGTGACATCAGAGCTGGCCGGATGACAGGAGAGTCAGTAAAGAATGTAGATTATGTCTGTCGGCAGTGAGCTGTGACCTGTCAGCGGTGTCAGTTTCATACAGCGCCCCTCTGAAATGACTGCTTTGTGTTTTAAATGGGAAAGTGGGAAAAAGCTTATAGGGGTGTGTGGCAGATTATTCAGTTTAGTTAGTCATCTGCAAGACGAACAGTATGAGGGATAGTGAGATCAGCAACATGTTTTTAAGACAAGAGACTTTTGAAGGAGTAAGTATGCGGTTGgaccaaaacaaatatttctatCTCCAACTCATGGAAAAATCTTGATAATTTCCAAAGGTTTCTGTGTATTCACATTAAGAATGCATTAAGATTTTTATCTCCAACAAAAGCAAAAGGCAGTGCTTCACATTTACCGACTGTGGCGCTCAGAAGGTCAGGGTGATCCTGTAGTGACATAAACTCTTTTCGGTCAGAGGTCATCTCGCAAAGGATGTCTAAAAGCCAGATGATAACCAATGCTGCCTACAAATGCAAGACAAATAGCAGGCTTAGTGCAACTTCCATCAAAATGTACACTGCTGTTTAACAGTTTAGTAAGTGGTAAGTCTCTCAACAAGGCTGCATTCATTTGATCAGCTGTTTagtattgcaatatttaatttcaaatgtGATTTTTGTAGTTATGGCAAAACTagtgatctttcagaaatcaatttattattataatcagaTGCTCAATAAATGTATACCATGTAATTATCACATGCTTAAAACAGTTATGTTGCTTAACACTTATGCCTAATGTATCCGTTTGAtacatttgatacatttttagaatttattttgaTGTATAGAATTAATCTGGAATCTGAAGGTAAAATGTAATCGCTTTTTTACTGATTTCCAACTTCTGAACGATAGTCAATACTATACATATTACAAATGTACATGTTGTAATATGTTAATTGATAAATGTAACATAGAAATCTACAGTAATGaatttgttaaaaaattatataaaaaatagctATCCATTTAAACAACAAATATCGATTGTAAACATATTCTGATAAAAACATCCACAATATTGCCTGTTTCTTAATATAAACTCAATATCTTTTAAGCAAAATTCATAATTACTATTTTTCTGTGAACTGGCTACAAATCCCACCAAATCAAAACTGCACTGATgagaaaaaggaaaggaaaaatacaaataaaaatttgCACTTGTGTTTACACagaattttttaatgtaaacaaaatattatttaaaaaatgtgctaccaataaacctaaattaaattaaatgttttccaAAAGTAGTTTAACAGTATTCAGATATATTTcagatatataaatatttatagtcAATTAGAGAATGCTACTTTTATTCTGAAAAGCTTGGAATATACAAACATGCTAAGAAGTAATATGACATTTGCAGTTGAATCTGACCTGGTTATCAGATGCttcagagctcagactgagaaCAGTTCTGCCGTGATCAGTGAAGCAGGAAGCCAGAAATTGAGCAGCACTCAGAGGCATCAAACAGTCCTTCTGCTCTTCAACAACACCAAGCTGTGCTAATATCAGCTCCAGTAGTGTGAGTCTGTAAGAATACAATTACATACATAAAACAATCTACTTTAACACGAATTatgaaatatatgtatataacaaaAGTGATGAAGAATAGGAGTGATGCTCAAGCTCTGTTTTAATCCCTGGTAGTGAGCTGTCTTGCTGTCTAAATAACAAATTACCTTTTTTTATGTAATTAGAAACATAATAGGCTTATGAACGTTTTTAATACACAatacaacatttaaaaagcacaaaagtatttttttaaaccaagGCCACTTGTTCGAGTCTCGGCTctgttagcgtttctgtgtggagtttgcatgttctccctgcattcgcgtgggtttcctctgggtgctccggttcccccacagtccaaagacatgcggtacaggtgaattgggtaggctaaattgtccgtagtgtataagtgtgtgtgcgaatgtgtgtgtggatgtttaccatagatgggttgtggctggaagggcatccgctgcgtaaaaacttgctagataagttggcggttcattccgctgtggcgaccccggattaataaagggactaagtcgacaagaaaatgaatgaatgaataaaggggcTATATGTACAAATTTCATGTTTTATTGCAAATGTAAGTCATACATTCTTTGTTAACAGACTTTTATGTTGTTAGCAAGGCTATacctttgtttaatttaaataaattaattaaaatagctTCTGAGCACTCACTCACTTTCATTCTACTCATTCCCTGCTTTATCatgcgtcacaacagcagactgAAACACCTGCTTGTGAGCACTGCAGGCCAAgttaataacattcattcattttctttttggcttagtccctttattaatctgagtccgccacagtggaatgaaccaccaacttatccagcaacccaTCCctcggaaacatccacacacactcattcacagacatacactattgacaatttagcctacccaattcacctgtaccgcatgtctttggacttgtaggggacaccggagcacccggaggaaacccacgcatacatggggagaacatgcaaactccacacagaaacgctaatgTTGTTTCTGATCATTTGCTGACCCAAGACTGTAATGATCCAATACAATCTGCTTAGCCTGTAGTTTATGGAAAATACTACATGCTGTtgtcctttttttattaaaaagcagTAATAGCAACaaactgtaattaaataattaatatcattaaaacaaattacattttggtTGTTATCAATAGGGCTCGTTCTGGTAAATATGCCAGTGaaagtgtaaaaaatattttaaaaagcttcCTTTACGACACATTTTTGTCCTCTTTGGCGCTTTAACCCTTTATCCGGCAAAGAACGATAAATGGTAATTTCACTGACATTGTCCTAAAAGTTCAATAGTCTTGTAATACCCTCAGTATTTCAATGAGTGACAAATAAAGGGTTAAATTGATGCATAAATTTGAGTTTATACCTTTCCTCATTGGTCATCTCAGTGTACATCTTCCTAATGAGCTCTGTAGACTTGAGGAAATGCTGTGTGACAATAAAGACCCTgcaaaataagaaatatataatttaaaaaatcacaacAAATTAAGCCTAAATAGTAGTTTCTTTTGAggacaacaataatgataataaagacCTAGTTTTAAATATAATGTCCACGTCAAAAATACAatatcaaaaacaacaaaaattgttaaatttagaacgatgttgttttttttataataccaCTGACAGAAAATCAGAATCCATGCAACCTACTCGAACATTTTAAGTGTtacttcacccaaaaaggaacatttccttatcatttactcacactcaatcGGTTCAAAGCTTTCATGAATTTCAGTTTAATACAAAAGAAGTCATTCTTAGGAATAAAAATCAACCAATGACATCCACAAGGATGCCAAATGAtcaaaaaatgaagaaaacattTCCTAACATTCTTTGTTCAACATtagaaagtaactcaaataagtgGTGAAAGATGTACCGATAAcagaatttttgtgtgaactaacgcttaaaggaacactacaccATATTAAGCATCACCTACAGTGTACACAACTACTTGTCTACCCAGTTACTCCACACTTTCAACATAATTTCTTCATCTAACTGTTATATATTTCTCATCTACTAAAGCCTCATCTAAATCATTAAGAAATCTTGAAGTTATCCAAAATAACCAGCTCAACATCAGAAAGATCAGACCTTTCCTAACCTATCTTCTAGTCCTAGCTCTTGTAATTTAACAATTGGACTACCTCAATACTGGATGGACTCCCATCTTGCACCCTTAAACCTCTACAGATGATCCAGAATGTTGCAGCTCATCCAAGAGTGAGTGAGAGTAAGTGAGCACCCCCTTGTGGTACCACCACAGAGAAGCTGTAAatcactttccaaaaccttttcattcaatgttcctcgctggtggaatgatcttcccattcccacaCGGACTGCTGATTCACTGATTTCATTCAAAAGACAACTGAAAACCCATATAATCCACTGGAAAAAACTCTCCCTCCATAATCTAGCTTTTACTTCTCTGAGTACTAGCAGTTCCCTTGCATAAGTAGCACTTcctatatgtatgtaaatattgcAAGCATATATCATTGAATGGAATTAGACTATTAGAATCTTGCTCAAAAAATGACCAGAGCTTCAAAAATTTTCCTATTTTCTATACTCTCATTCCAGGTGTAATAAACAAGAAACTTTGCCATAGTATAGccgcagcaggtgcaatgatataaCATTGATCTTAATCTACCATGTAACTACAGAAGGGTCAggctttaaatataaaatttacagAAACCTTTtagtcatttttgagcgagatgctaatggtctaatccaattcaatgatctatgctaagctaagctaaaagagcttCTGCCAGACCCAAAGATCAActgaatacatataaaaataaataaacttaactgTTTTACTCTAAGGGAGTGGTAAAATTAgccaattttcaaaaaaaaaaaaaagtggagtgttcctttaatgtgaaattaaaaaaacGCATACTTGCAATAAACAAAATGTTATGGTGCATTGGTGCAGGTGCTACTATAGTTAGAATTCTTAGTGCGAAGATAAATTAATGTGCttattcaaatgtttattttaatgaaaacaaatcaAACCACAATGCTTACGTCCAGTCTAGATCAGGCAAAGTCCTGCACAAGTCCATGATCTTCAGAGTCAGTTTAAGCCGTTGTGTATCTTCAACAAACTGCTCCGTCTTGTGTTCATCCAGACAAGTGTGGATCACCATACACGTATATGAAATGGATTTTTCATCAGGGAGCTGCAAAATGTCccttgaacaaaaaaataaaatttcacaaaACCACACCAATGCAGAAATTTACAAATCAGTTAAACATCACAAAGTGAAGAGCGAACAATCTTTTTCAAATGACATCATAAGAAATGCACCAGCAGCCGTTTGACCATAAATTCACTCACCAAAAGATATGTGGGAAACCAAACTCCCAGATGTCATCTTTGCAGAGCTGGTTTCCTACAGCAATGTTACCAAGAAACTGAATTCCACATCGAAGCGCTGCCAAAGGAGAGAGCAGTACATTGATTTATCTGCCTCCGTCTCAAGAAGAAGATTCTTCAGACGGAGCTCAAATGATTACAACTCACCGTCATAAATGTCATTTGAACCTCTGGATGAAATCTTGATGAGATTGGATAAAATCTCAAAAGATCGCTTGATAGAGCCTAGATCTCTGTAAAGATAAAATGTTTGTCTTCTGGTTTATAAAACCCACAGTCATATTCATATACAATAATGATTATGATGTTACAAAAATTTGTTCATAAGACTAGGACAACACGTCCAAACATTTGTGGATCTTGTATAAAGAAAACATCAAAAAAAGgatatttgtgtaaaataataaaacatttattctatatagggcaaagaaaaaaaattataattatgaattatttatagacCTCTATTTTTTGACATAGATTTTTTTAGTTGtattttttctgatttatttgaCAGGGACAATGCACATATGTacataaaaatacagaaattaacAATGTGCAAGAATTAGCCAAATGGCTGTtttgcatctgcataaattaatctacaaaataaatattttaaaatacataataaatacaagGTTCAAAATGCACGTGAAACTAACAGCATTTCTAAAAAAGCAACAATCCATCAAGATATTATCCTATAGCTATAATTATACTATTAAACTAACAGAACACAGTCATCTCATTCAAAAACATACTGTACACAATTCTCCAATAAATATCAACTTGCAggcaaatataataaaattatataaggATCAATGAGGACAATATTGACATTTATCATTTGACTCTTTTTAATAGGTCTGTGCAATTAATCCGAAAAACAGTTTCATTTTTGATTTTGGCATCCAGAaattatgaaaaatctgaaaaaaaaaattctattgcaaAACAAAAACGTTCTTGCAGTGAAGACAATGTGTTGTTGTGAATTGTCCCCGTTAAAGAAATTTTATTTCAAACTATGACTTCAAGTGTATGTACAAAGTAGGGCTGCTTGAGATTATGGCAGAAGTCATATTCATCAATGTTGTAATCAAGATTATTTAACATaatttgtcattatatatatatatacaacaattTTTCTGTAaagtaaaactgttttaaaatcaGTTGATTCACTTTATAAACAGACACCTATTGCCCTATCATgcacccggcacaatgtggcacaaggcgcggcgcaatagtcgttttgaggcgttgcgctacgctgtttaaatagcaaatgcattagcactcatatgtgcggccataggcgttctggtctaaaaaggaaggcgttctgaggtgtaccgctggcgcgtcgctattttgagaaactaaaatagatttttcagtagaccaaaacaaacccggtctaaactccggcgcagagttgcgcctcgcttacgcactgcttaatacgcacaagagagcaataggcaaatatctttacatatgaaaaaaatttaatattaaggatatatatatatatatatatatatatatatatatatatatatatatatatatatatatatgatataataagaatagatataggatataattataaaggattaaaatattacaaaacatactattttctagcctacataaatatgaaaaatcactgcttttatgccttcttcatctcaggaggctttttcagttcattcataacaatttgcttttgtataatgttattattattagcagtattatttattatatccatatttatatttgttttattaaaaacaagcttagattagcccacctgtcaggttttagaccatatggggcacagcatgtgttttaggatataactcaggttttcgagcacactttgttattattgttcatttattcgtttgctggaaattagaactgaatttagaaacagttttgaaactattatttgcgcttaacaaacgcaattaattatttatagactaattgatgtctatgcgcaaaggtttccctatccacgagcgaaagtgaaaatacatccattatctctcattcttacgGAGTAGATGCTctatttaacagttttctgttaaaaaaactgttaactgtttgcttgtgaaatgcaaattttttccacttagacttactttacgtcctgtaaatagcgaatgcgcttatggcgcgacgcagctggctcttaaagggaatgggagatgatactctaattggtttattctcaaaacacacctataactcataaagaatataaactcaacccttttagactatgcgccacgacgcaaagcggattttcctgtccttaatTTAGCAAA
The Danio rerio strain Tuebingen ecotype United States chromosome 4, GRCz12tu, whole genome shotgun sequence genome window above contains:
- the atxn10 gene encoding ataxin-10 isoform X1, giving the protein MVIHTCLDEHKTEQFVEDTQRLKLTLKIMDLCRTLPDLDWTVFIVTQHFLKSTELIRKMYTEMTNEERLTLLELILAQLGVVEEQKDCLMPLSAAQFLASCFTDHGRTVLSLSSEASDNQAALVIIWLLDILCEMTSDRKEFMSLQDHPDLLSATVDLLKEIHLLGKNSRNVFTAAHNFTLTRPEGAETHPVLSFKAHLIRLIGNLCHGHVVNQDKVREMDGIALILDNCSIDSNNPFISQWAVFAIRNILEHNLENQKLIQGLRRQGLADDTMLRGMGFRVEERDGSLLLRPLKKDP